Proteins found in one Canis aureus isolate CA01 chromosome 19, VMU_Caureus_v.1.0, whole genome shotgun sequence genomic segment:
- the REXO1 gene encoding RNA exonuclease 1 homolog isoform X3 produces MLPSSLPNSGVLISRLMRSSHGLGYDPYNPELPKPPVQRENGALGRGDEPRSDILELELVNQAIEAVRSEVELEQRRYQELLETTREHSSAEAPAVAPRDPTACSAAGLDEDAFPLSFDYNPGGRPGLSSPDASYQPTPLATAAEAGSKYSLASLDRAQGHGGGGGSALEYVPKAVSQPQRYGRPIPSSKYVLDDSKPSTDLEYDPLSNFSARLLSRASSKDDRAPKRPRGSRGSEPYTPALKKPCDPFAGCDARFSDSDDDAATAPVDGPITTSPPRAQLGTETKAPGQPGSREGQDTEEGGLRETKEMAVQYDVEDLGQPPKAPAGAPVAKPSSPAKATREPGGPKQGRPKKKKSGALPVTTHKDSARKKDKGRDGEHGRPAGKPGADRRGPQAGSPRHRAEQPEGTKKKPSSATPVASSGKSRPDRGGAHQLPVRTGGKTPSGKLAERKARSLDEGASRDAPKLQKRALSHADLFGDESEDEGPGPTAPPAPPRLSSDSDSDSDSDSDSSLGSSVAQGPRKRLKAPPPAQPAPAPAPAPASPSSSSSEASESVDYSALEKEVDFDSDPMEECLRIFNESTSVKTEDRGRLARQPPKEDKNEDKGHSALTTLFPGQKRRISHLSKQGKEADPVRKGPAPPARPPTAQEVCYRRAQQAQRDSATWLQAAQQPTEKPSSIHISAPGEKRRIAHVPNPRLAAAPTGAKRTLAASSSQPPNGPEPGSQPLKARTLSGMASKTTTTVTPKRVAHSPSLQSLKKPIIPKEFGGKVPTVIRQRYLNLFIEECLKFSSSNQEAIEKALNEEKVAYDRSPSKNIYLNVAVNTLKKLRGLVPSSVPGLNKTSGRRVVSHEMVLGGKLATKTSFSLSRPSSPRVEDLKGAALYGRLKEYLLTEDQLKENGYPFPHPERPGGAVIFTAEEKKPKDSSCRICCRCGSEYLVSASGRCVREEECYYHWGRLRRNRVAGGWETQYTCCSAAIGSTGCQVAKQHVQDGRKENLEGFVKTFDKELSEDAHPGIYALDCEMSYTTYGLELTRVTVVDTDMQVVYDTFVKPDNEIVDYNTRFSGVTEADLADTSISLRDVQAVLLSMFSADTVLIGHSLESDLLALKVIHSTVVDTSVLFPHRLGLPYKRSLRNLMADYLRQIIQDNVDGHSSSEDASACMHLVIWKIREDAKTKR; encoded by the exons ATGTTGCCTTCCAGCCTCCCAAACTCTGGGGTGTTGATTTCTCGCCTCATGCGTTCTTCCCACG GGCTCGGTTATGATCCGTACAACCCCGAGCTGCCCAAGCCCCCCGTGCAGAGGGAGAATGGAGCCCTGGGCAGAGGGGACGAGCCCCGCTCGGACatcctggagctggagctggtCAATCAGGCCATCGAGGCCGTGCGCTCTGAGGTGGAGCTTGAGCAGCGGCGGTACCAGGAGCTCCTGGAGACGACCCGTGAGCACAGCTCAGCCGAAGCCCCCGCCGTGGCACCCCGAGACCCCACCGCTTGTTCCGCCGCTGGCCTGGATGAGGACGCCTTCCCGCTGTCCTTCGATTACAACCCTGGCGGCCGCCCCGGCCTGTCGAGCCCTGATGCCAGCTACCAGCCCACCCCTCTGGCCACTGCTGCCGAGGCAGGCAGCAAGTACTCGCTGGCCTCCCTGGATCGGGCACAGGGCCATGGTGGGGGGGGTGGCAGTGCCCTGGAGTACGTCCCCAAGGCTGTGAGCCAGCCCCAGCGATATGGCCGCCCCATCCCCAGCAGCAAGTACGTGTTGGATGACTCCAAGCCGTCCACAGACCTGGAGTATGACCCTCTGTCCAACTTTTCTGCCCGGCTGCTCAGCAGAGCCAGTTCTAAGGATGACAGGGCCCCCAAGAGGCCCAGGGGCTCCCGAGGCAGCGAACCCTACACGCCTGCCCTCAAGAAGCCCTGCGACCCCTTCGCCGGCTGCGACGCCAGGTTCTCAGACTCAGATGATGATGCCGCCACGGCTCCGGTGGACGGGCCCATCACCACCAGCCCCCCCAGGGCCCAGTTGGGCACCGAGACCAAGGCCCCTGGGCAGCCCGGCTCCAGGGAGGGCCAGGACACTGAGGAAGGTGGCCTGCGGGAGACCAAGGAGATGGCAGTGCAGTACGACGTGGAGGACCTCGGGCAGCCCCCCAAGGCTCCTGCTGGGGCGCCTGTGGCCAAGCCCAGCTCGCCCGCCAAGGCCACCCGGGAGCCTGGCGGCCCCAAGCAGGGAAGacccaagaagaagaaaagtggggCACTGCCTGTCACCACCCATAAGGACAGCGCCCGGAAGAAGGACAAGGGCAGAGACGGAGAGCACGGGAGGCCGGCCGGGAAGCCCGGGGCAGACCGGAGGGGCCCGCAGGCCGGCAGCCCCCGGCATAGGGCTGAGCAGCCCGAAGGGACCAAGAAAAAGCCATCTTCGGCCACCCCAGTGGCCAGCTCAGGGAAAAGCCGGCCCGACCGCGGGGGTGCCCACCAGCTGCCAGTCAGGACGGGTGGGAAGACCCCATCTGGGAAGCTGGCCGAGCGGAAGGCCCGCTCGCTGGACGAGGGTGCCTCCCGGGATGCCCCTAAGCTGCAGAAGCGGGCCCTGAGCCACGCAGACCTCTTCGGGGACGAGAGCGAAGACGAGGGCCCCGGGCCCacagcaccccccgccccgccccgcctcagCTCCGACTCGGACTCTGACTCTGACTCCGACTCCGACAgcagcctgggcagctcagtggctcAGGGGCCCCGGAAGCGCCTCAAGGCCCCTCCGCCTGCccagcccgcccccgcccccgcccccgcccccgcctcaccctcctcctcctcctctgaggcCAGTGAGAGTGTGGACTACTCGGCTCTGGAAAAGGAGGTTGACTTCGACTCCGACCCCATGGAGGAGTGTCTGCGCATCTTCAATGAGTCCACCAGCGTCAAGACAGAGGACAGGGGCCGGCTAGCCCGGCAG CCCCCTAAGGAAGACAAGAACGAAGACAAGGGGCATTCTGCTCTGACCACTCTGTTCCCTGGGCAGAAGAGGAGAATTTCTCATCTCTCCAAGCAAGGCAAGGAG GCAGACCCGGTGAGGAAAGGCCCAGCCCCCCCTGCCCGGCCTCCCACTGCCCAGGAGGTGTGCTATCGGCGGGCCCAGCAGGCCCAGAGGGACTCAGCCACCTGGCTCCAGGCTGCCCAGCAGCCAACAGAGAAGCCATCCTCCATCCACATCTCAGCTCCTGGTGAGAAGAGGAGGATCGCCCATGTCCCCAACCCCCGCTTGGCTGCAG CCCCCACAGGTGCCAAGAGGACCCTCGCCGCCAGCAGCAGCCAGCCTCCCAATGGCCCCGAGCCAGGCAGCCAGCCCCTGAAGGCCCGCACGTTGTCAGGCATGGCGTCCAAGACCACCACCACCGTCACCCCCAAGCGCGTTGCCCACAGCCCATCTTTACAG AGTTTAAAGAAGCCCATTATTCCGAAAGAGTTTGGGGGCAAAGTCCCCACGGTCATCCGCCAGCGGTATCTGAACTTGTTCATTGAGGAATGCCTCAAGTTCAGCTCTTCAAACCAGGAAGCCATAGAGAAG GCGCTGAACGAGGAGAAGGTGGCCTATGACCGCAGTCCCAGCAAGAACATCTACTTGAACGTCGCTGTGAACACCCTCAAGAAGCTGCGGGGCCTGGTCCCCAGCTCCGTGCCTGGTCTCAACA AAACCAGCGGCCGGAGGGTCGTGTCCCATGAGATGGTGCTGGGGGGCAAGTTGGCCACCAAAACCAGCTTCTCGCTCAGCCGCCCGAGCAGCCCCCGGGTGGAAGATCTGAAAG GGGCCGCCCTGTACGGCCGCCTCAAGGAGTACCTGCTCACGGAGGACCAGCTCAAGGAGAACGGGTACCCCTTCCCACACCCCGAGCGGCCAGGGGGCGCCGTCATCTTCACGGCTGAGGAGAAGAAGCCCAAGGACT CCTCCTGCAGAATCTGCTGCCGGTGTGGCAGTGAGTACCTCGTGTCCGCGTCGGGCCGCTGTGTGCGCGAGGAGGAGTGCTACTACCACTGGGGGCGGCTCCGCCGGAACCGAG tgGCTGGCGGCTGGGAGACTCAGTACACGTGCTGCTCGGCTGCCATCGGCTCCACTGGCTGTCAGGTCGCCAAG CAACACGTGCAGGACGGCCGGAAGGAAAACCTCGAAGGCTTTGTGAAGACTTTCGATAAAGAACTTTCAGAAGACGCCCACCCGGGGATTTACGCCCTTGACTGTGAAATG TCCTACACCACGTATGGCCTGGAGCTGACGCGTGTCACGGTGGTGGACACGGACATGCAGGTGGTTTACGACACCTTCGTCAAGCCGGACAATGAAATTGTTGACTACAACACCAG GTTTTCAGGGGTGACTGAGGCTGACCTCGCCGACACGAGCATCTCGCTCCGGGACGTCCAGGCTGTCCTGCTGAGCATGTTCAGCGCCGACACCGTCCTCATCGGACACAGCCTGGAGAGTGACCTGCTGGCCTTGAAG GTCATCCACAGCACCGTGGTGGACACGTCCGTGCTCTTCCCGCACCGCCTGGGCCTCCCCTACAAGCGCTCCCTGCGGAACCTCATGGCTGACTACCTCAGACAGATCATCCAGGACAACG TGGACGGGCACAGCTCCAGCGAGGACGCCAGCGCCTGCATGCACCTGGTGATCTGGAAGATCCGAGAAGACGCCAAGACCAAGCGGTGA
- the REXO1 gene encoding RNA exonuclease 1 homolog isoform X2, with amino-acid sequence MLRSTGFFRAIDCPYWAGAPGGPCRRPYCHFRHRGARGPGALVGGGAAPPAAGLGYDPYNPELPKPPVQRENGALGRGDEPRSDILELELVNQAIEAVRSEVELEQRRYQELLETTREHSSAEAPAVAPRDPTACSAAGLDEDAFPLSFDYNPGGRPGLSSPDASYQPTPLATAAEAGSKYSLASLDRAQGHGGGGGSALEYVPKAVSQPQRYGRPIPSSKYVLDDSKPSTDLEYDPLSNFSARLLSRASSKDDRAPKRPRGSRGSEPYTPALKKPCDPFAGCDARFSDSDDDAATAPVDGPITTSPPRAQLGTETKAPGQPGSREGQDTEEGGLRETKEMAVQYDVEDLGQPPKAPAGAPVAKPSSPAKATREPGGPKQGRPKKKKSGALPVTTHKDSARKKDKGRDGEHGRPAGKPGADRRGPQAGSPRHRAEQPEGTKKKPSSATPVASSGKSRPDRGGAHQLPVRTGGKTPSGKLAERKARSLDEGASRDAPKLQKRALSHADLFGDESEDEGPGPTAPPAPPRLSSDSDSDSDSDSDSSLGSSVAQGPRKRLKAPPPAQPAPAPAPAPASPSSSSSEASESVDYSALEKEVDFDSDPMEECLRIFNESTSVKTEDRGRLARQPPKEDKNEDKGHSALTTLFPGQKRRISHLSKQGKEADPVRKGPAPPARPPTAQEVCYRRAQQAQRDSATWLQAAQQPTEKPSSIHISAPGEKRRIAHVPNPRLAAAPTGAKRTLAASSSQPPNGPEPGSQPLKARTLSGMASKTTTTVTPKRVAHSPSLQSLKKPIIPKEFGGKVPTVIRQRYLNLFIEECLKFSSSNQEAIEKALNEEKVAYDRSPSKNIYLNVAVNTLKKLRGLVPSSVPGLNKTSGRRVVSHEMVLGGKLATKTSFSLSRPSSPRVEDLKGAALYGRLKEYLLTEDQLKENGYPFPHPERPGGAVIFTAEEKKPKDSSCRICCRCGSEYLVSASGRCVREEECYYHWGRLRRNRVAGGWETQYTCCSAAIGSTGCQVAKQHVQDGRKENLEGFVKTFDKELSEDAHPGIYALDCEMSYTTYGLELTRVTVVDTDMQVVYDTFVKPDNEIVDYNTRFSGVTEADLADTSISLRDVQAVLLSMFSADTVLIGHSLESDLLALKVIHSTVVDTSVLFPHRLGLPYKRSLRNLMADYLRQIIQDNVDGHSSSEDASACMHLVIWKIREDAKTKR; translated from the exons ATGCTACGCTCCACCGGCTTCTTCCGGGCCATCGACTGCCCCTACTGggctggggcgcccggggggcccTGCCGGCGGCCCTACTGCCACTTCCGGCaccgcggggcccggggccccggCGCGCTGGTCGGCGGCGGAGCGGCGCCCCCCGCAGCAG GGCTCGGTTATGATCCGTACAACCCCGAGCTGCCCAAGCCCCCCGTGCAGAGGGAGAATGGAGCCCTGGGCAGAGGGGACGAGCCCCGCTCGGACatcctggagctggagctggtCAATCAGGCCATCGAGGCCGTGCGCTCTGAGGTGGAGCTTGAGCAGCGGCGGTACCAGGAGCTCCTGGAGACGACCCGTGAGCACAGCTCAGCCGAAGCCCCCGCCGTGGCACCCCGAGACCCCACCGCTTGTTCCGCCGCTGGCCTGGATGAGGACGCCTTCCCGCTGTCCTTCGATTACAACCCTGGCGGCCGCCCCGGCCTGTCGAGCCCTGATGCCAGCTACCAGCCCACCCCTCTGGCCACTGCTGCCGAGGCAGGCAGCAAGTACTCGCTGGCCTCCCTGGATCGGGCACAGGGCCATGGTGGGGGGGGTGGCAGTGCCCTGGAGTACGTCCCCAAGGCTGTGAGCCAGCCCCAGCGATATGGCCGCCCCATCCCCAGCAGCAAGTACGTGTTGGATGACTCCAAGCCGTCCACAGACCTGGAGTATGACCCTCTGTCCAACTTTTCTGCCCGGCTGCTCAGCAGAGCCAGTTCTAAGGATGACAGGGCCCCCAAGAGGCCCAGGGGCTCCCGAGGCAGCGAACCCTACACGCCTGCCCTCAAGAAGCCCTGCGACCCCTTCGCCGGCTGCGACGCCAGGTTCTCAGACTCAGATGATGATGCCGCCACGGCTCCGGTGGACGGGCCCATCACCACCAGCCCCCCCAGGGCCCAGTTGGGCACCGAGACCAAGGCCCCTGGGCAGCCCGGCTCCAGGGAGGGCCAGGACACTGAGGAAGGTGGCCTGCGGGAGACCAAGGAGATGGCAGTGCAGTACGACGTGGAGGACCTCGGGCAGCCCCCCAAGGCTCCTGCTGGGGCGCCTGTGGCCAAGCCCAGCTCGCCCGCCAAGGCCACCCGGGAGCCTGGCGGCCCCAAGCAGGGAAGacccaagaagaagaaaagtggggCACTGCCTGTCACCACCCATAAGGACAGCGCCCGGAAGAAGGACAAGGGCAGAGACGGAGAGCACGGGAGGCCGGCCGGGAAGCCCGGGGCAGACCGGAGGGGCCCGCAGGCCGGCAGCCCCCGGCATAGGGCTGAGCAGCCCGAAGGGACCAAGAAAAAGCCATCTTCGGCCACCCCAGTGGCCAGCTCAGGGAAAAGCCGGCCCGACCGCGGGGGTGCCCACCAGCTGCCAGTCAGGACGGGTGGGAAGACCCCATCTGGGAAGCTGGCCGAGCGGAAGGCCCGCTCGCTGGACGAGGGTGCCTCCCGGGATGCCCCTAAGCTGCAGAAGCGGGCCCTGAGCCACGCAGACCTCTTCGGGGACGAGAGCGAAGACGAGGGCCCCGGGCCCacagcaccccccgccccgccccgcctcagCTCCGACTCGGACTCTGACTCTGACTCCGACTCCGACAgcagcctgggcagctcagtggctcAGGGGCCCCGGAAGCGCCTCAAGGCCCCTCCGCCTGCccagcccgcccccgcccccgcccccgcccccgcctcaccctcctcctcctcctctgaggcCAGTGAGAGTGTGGACTACTCGGCTCTGGAAAAGGAGGTTGACTTCGACTCCGACCCCATGGAGGAGTGTCTGCGCATCTTCAATGAGTCCACCAGCGTCAAGACAGAGGACAGGGGCCGGCTAGCCCGGCAG CCCCCTAAGGAAGACAAGAACGAAGACAAGGGGCATTCTGCTCTGACCACTCTGTTCCCTGGGCAGAAGAGGAGAATTTCTCATCTCTCCAAGCAAGGCAAGGAG GCAGACCCGGTGAGGAAAGGCCCAGCCCCCCCTGCCCGGCCTCCCACTGCCCAGGAGGTGTGCTATCGGCGGGCCCAGCAGGCCCAGAGGGACTCAGCCACCTGGCTCCAGGCTGCCCAGCAGCCAACAGAGAAGCCATCCTCCATCCACATCTCAGCTCCTGGTGAGAAGAGGAGGATCGCCCATGTCCCCAACCCCCGCTTGGCTGCAG CCCCCACAGGTGCCAAGAGGACCCTCGCCGCCAGCAGCAGCCAGCCTCCCAATGGCCCCGAGCCAGGCAGCCAGCCCCTGAAGGCCCGCACGTTGTCAGGCATGGCGTCCAAGACCACCACCACCGTCACCCCCAAGCGCGTTGCCCACAGCCCATCTTTACAG AGTTTAAAGAAGCCCATTATTCCGAAAGAGTTTGGGGGCAAAGTCCCCACGGTCATCCGCCAGCGGTATCTGAACTTGTTCATTGAGGAATGCCTCAAGTTCAGCTCTTCAAACCAGGAAGCCATAGAGAAG GCGCTGAACGAGGAGAAGGTGGCCTATGACCGCAGTCCCAGCAAGAACATCTACTTGAACGTCGCTGTGAACACCCTCAAGAAGCTGCGGGGCCTGGTCCCCAGCTCCGTGCCTGGTCTCAACA AAACCAGCGGCCGGAGGGTCGTGTCCCATGAGATGGTGCTGGGGGGCAAGTTGGCCACCAAAACCAGCTTCTCGCTCAGCCGCCCGAGCAGCCCCCGGGTGGAAGATCTGAAAG GGGCCGCCCTGTACGGCCGCCTCAAGGAGTACCTGCTCACGGAGGACCAGCTCAAGGAGAACGGGTACCCCTTCCCACACCCCGAGCGGCCAGGGGGCGCCGTCATCTTCACGGCTGAGGAGAAGAAGCCCAAGGACT CCTCCTGCAGAATCTGCTGCCGGTGTGGCAGTGAGTACCTCGTGTCCGCGTCGGGCCGCTGTGTGCGCGAGGAGGAGTGCTACTACCACTGGGGGCGGCTCCGCCGGAACCGAG tgGCTGGCGGCTGGGAGACTCAGTACACGTGCTGCTCGGCTGCCATCGGCTCCACTGGCTGTCAGGTCGCCAAG CAACACGTGCAGGACGGCCGGAAGGAAAACCTCGAAGGCTTTGTGAAGACTTTCGATAAAGAACTTTCAGAAGACGCCCACCCGGGGATTTACGCCCTTGACTGTGAAATG TCCTACACCACGTATGGCCTGGAGCTGACGCGTGTCACGGTGGTGGACACGGACATGCAGGTGGTTTACGACACCTTCGTCAAGCCGGACAATGAAATTGTTGACTACAACACCAG GTTTTCAGGGGTGACTGAGGCTGACCTCGCCGACACGAGCATCTCGCTCCGGGACGTCCAGGCTGTCCTGCTGAGCATGTTCAGCGCCGACACCGTCCTCATCGGACACAGCCTGGAGAGTGACCTGCTGGCCTTGAAG GTCATCCACAGCACCGTGGTGGACACGTCCGTGCTCTTCCCGCACCGCCTGGGCCTCCCCTACAAGCGCTCCCTGCGGAACCTCATGGCTGACTACCTCAGACAGATCATCCAGGACAACG TGGACGGGCACAGCTCCAGCGAGGACGCCAGCGCCTGCATGCACCTGGTGATCTGGAAGATCCGAGAAGACGCCAAGACCAAGCGGTGA
- the REXO1 gene encoding RNA exonuclease 1 homolog isoform X1 — translation MLPSSLPNSGVLISRLMRSSHDFDRPRFLSAGRGCSSPDVQAQAEMSTLRPRDGESLSCVCMAGLGYDPYNPELPKPPVQRENGALGRGDEPRSDILELELVNQAIEAVRSEVELEQRRYQELLETTREHSSAEAPAVAPRDPTACSAAGLDEDAFPLSFDYNPGGRPGLSSPDASYQPTPLATAAEAGSKYSLASLDRAQGHGGGGGSALEYVPKAVSQPQRYGRPIPSSKYVLDDSKPSTDLEYDPLSNFSARLLSRASSKDDRAPKRPRGSRGSEPYTPALKKPCDPFAGCDARFSDSDDDAATAPVDGPITTSPPRAQLGTETKAPGQPGSREGQDTEEGGLRETKEMAVQYDVEDLGQPPKAPAGAPVAKPSSPAKATREPGGPKQGRPKKKKSGALPVTTHKDSARKKDKGRDGEHGRPAGKPGADRRGPQAGSPRHRAEQPEGTKKKPSSATPVASSGKSRPDRGGAHQLPVRTGGKTPSGKLAERKARSLDEGASRDAPKLQKRALSHADLFGDESEDEGPGPTAPPAPPRLSSDSDSDSDSDSDSSLGSSVAQGPRKRLKAPPPAQPAPAPAPAPASPSSSSSEASESVDYSALEKEVDFDSDPMEECLRIFNESTSVKTEDRGRLARQPPKEDKNEDKGHSALTTLFPGQKRRISHLSKQGKEADPVRKGPAPPARPPTAQEVCYRRAQQAQRDSATWLQAAQQPTEKPSSIHISAPGEKRRIAHVPNPRLAAAPTGAKRTLAASSSQPPNGPEPGSQPLKARTLSGMASKTTTTVTPKRVAHSPSLQSLKKPIIPKEFGGKVPTVIRQRYLNLFIEECLKFSSSNQEAIEKALNEEKVAYDRSPSKNIYLNVAVNTLKKLRGLVPSSVPGLNKTSGRRVVSHEMVLGGKLATKTSFSLSRPSSPRVEDLKGAALYGRLKEYLLTEDQLKENGYPFPHPERPGGAVIFTAEEKKPKDSSCRICCRCGSEYLVSASGRCVREEECYYHWGRLRRNRVAGGWETQYTCCSAAIGSTGCQVAKQHVQDGRKENLEGFVKTFDKELSEDAHPGIYALDCEMSYTTYGLELTRVTVVDTDMQVVYDTFVKPDNEIVDYNTRFSGVTEADLADTSISLRDVQAVLLSMFSADTVLIGHSLESDLLALKVIHSTVVDTSVLFPHRLGLPYKRSLRNLMADYLRQIIQDNVDGHSSSEDASACMHLVIWKIREDAKTKR, via the exons ATGTTGCCTTCCAGCCTCCCAAACTCTGGGGTGTTGATTTCTCGCCTCATGCGTTCTTCCCACG ATTTTGACAGGCCCCGTTTCCTCTCAGCTGGAAGAGGCTGCAGCAGTCCAGATGTGCAGGCCCAAGCAGAG atgagcacactgaggcccagagatggggAGTCACTCTCCTGTGTGTGCATGGCTG GGCTCGGTTATGATCCGTACAACCCCGAGCTGCCCAAGCCCCCCGTGCAGAGGGAGAATGGAGCCCTGGGCAGAGGGGACGAGCCCCGCTCGGACatcctggagctggagctggtCAATCAGGCCATCGAGGCCGTGCGCTCTGAGGTGGAGCTTGAGCAGCGGCGGTACCAGGAGCTCCTGGAGACGACCCGTGAGCACAGCTCAGCCGAAGCCCCCGCCGTGGCACCCCGAGACCCCACCGCTTGTTCCGCCGCTGGCCTGGATGAGGACGCCTTCCCGCTGTCCTTCGATTACAACCCTGGCGGCCGCCCCGGCCTGTCGAGCCCTGATGCCAGCTACCAGCCCACCCCTCTGGCCACTGCTGCCGAGGCAGGCAGCAAGTACTCGCTGGCCTCCCTGGATCGGGCACAGGGCCATGGTGGGGGGGGTGGCAGTGCCCTGGAGTACGTCCCCAAGGCTGTGAGCCAGCCCCAGCGATATGGCCGCCCCATCCCCAGCAGCAAGTACGTGTTGGATGACTCCAAGCCGTCCACAGACCTGGAGTATGACCCTCTGTCCAACTTTTCTGCCCGGCTGCTCAGCAGAGCCAGTTCTAAGGATGACAGGGCCCCCAAGAGGCCCAGGGGCTCCCGAGGCAGCGAACCCTACACGCCTGCCCTCAAGAAGCCCTGCGACCCCTTCGCCGGCTGCGACGCCAGGTTCTCAGACTCAGATGATGATGCCGCCACGGCTCCGGTGGACGGGCCCATCACCACCAGCCCCCCCAGGGCCCAGTTGGGCACCGAGACCAAGGCCCCTGGGCAGCCCGGCTCCAGGGAGGGCCAGGACACTGAGGAAGGTGGCCTGCGGGAGACCAAGGAGATGGCAGTGCAGTACGACGTGGAGGACCTCGGGCAGCCCCCCAAGGCTCCTGCTGGGGCGCCTGTGGCCAAGCCCAGCTCGCCCGCCAAGGCCACCCGGGAGCCTGGCGGCCCCAAGCAGGGAAGacccaagaagaagaaaagtggggCACTGCCTGTCACCACCCATAAGGACAGCGCCCGGAAGAAGGACAAGGGCAGAGACGGAGAGCACGGGAGGCCGGCCGGGAAGCCCGGGGCAGACCGGAGGGGCCCGCAGGCCGGCAGCCCCCGGCATAGGGCTGAGCAGCCCGAAGGGACCAAGAAAAAGCCATCTTCGGCCACCCCAGTGGCCAGCTCAGGGAAAAGCCGGCCCGACCGCGGGGGTGCCCACCAGCTGCCAGTCAGGACGGGTGGGAAGACCCCATCTGGGAAGCTGGCCGAGCGGAAGGCCCGCTCGCTGGACGAGGGTGCCTCCCGGGATGCCCCTAAGCTGCAGAAGCGGGCCCTGAGCCACGCAGACCTCTTCGGGGACGAGAGCGAAGACGAGGGCCCCGGGCCCacagcaccccccgccccgccccgcctcagCTCCGACTCGGACTCTGACTCTGACTCCGACTCCGACAgcagcctgggcagctcagtggctcAGGGGCCCCGGAAGCGCCTCAAGGCCCCTCCGCCTGCccagcccgcccccgcccccgcccccgcccccgcctcaccctcctcctcctcctctgaggcCAGTGAGAGTGTGGACTACTCGGCTCTGGAAAAGGAGGTTGACTTCGACTCCGACCCCATGGAGGAGTGTCTGCGCATCTTCAATGAGTCCACCAGCGTCAAGACAGAGGACAGGGGCCGGCTAGCCCGGCAG CCCCCTAAGGAAGACAAGAACGAAGACAAGGGGCATTCTGCTCTGACCACTCTGTTCCCTGGGCAGAAGAGGAGAATTTCTCATCTCTCCAAGCAAGGCAAGGAG GCAGACCCGGTGAGGAAAGGCCCAGCCCCCCCTGCCCGGCCTCCCACTGCCCAGGAGGTGTGCTATCGGCGGGCCCAGCAGGCCCAGAGGGACTCAGCCACCTGGCTCCAGGCTGCCCAGCAGCCAACAGAGAAGCCATCCTCCATCCACATCTCAGCTCCTGGTGAGAAGAGGAGGATCGCCCATGTCCCCAACCCCCGCTTGGCTGCAG CCCCCACAGGTGCCAAGAGGACCCTCGCCGCCAGCAGCAGCCAGCCTCCCAATGGCCCCGAGCCAGGCAGCCAGCCCCTGAAGGCCCGCACGTTGTCAGGCATGGCGTCCAAGACCACCACCACCGTCACCCCCAAGCGCGTTGCCCACAGCCCATCTTTACAG AGTTTAAAGAAGCCCATTATTCCGAAAGAGTTTGGGGGCAAAGTCCCCACGGTCATCCGCCAGCGGTATCTGAACTTGTTCATTGAGGAATGCCTCAAGTTCAGCTCTTCAAACCAGGAAGCCATAGAGAAG GCGCTGAACGAGGAGAAGGTGGCCTATGACCGCAGTCCCAGCAAGAACATCTACTTGAACGTCGCTGTGAACACCCTCAAGAAGCTGCGGGGCCTGGTCCCCAGCTCCGTGCCTGGTCTCAACA AAACCAGCGGCCGGAGGGTCGTGTCCCATGAGATGGTGCTGGGGGGCAAGTTGGCCACCAAAACCAGCTTCTCGCTCAGCCGCCCGAGCAGCCCCCGGGTGGAAGATCTGAAAG GGGCCGCCCTGTACGGCCGCCTCAAGGAGTACCTGCTCACGGAGGACCAGCTCAAGGAGAACGGGTACCCCTTCCCACACCCCGAGCGGCCAGGGGGCGCCGTCATCTTCACGGCTGAGGAGAAGAAGCCCAAGGACT CCTCCTGCAGAATCTGCTGCCGGTGTGGCAGTGAGTACCTCGTGTCCGCGTCGGGCCGCTGTGTGCGCGAGGAGGAGTGCTACTACCACTGGGGGCGGCTCCGCCGGAACCGAG tgGCTGGCGGCTGGGAGACTCAGTACACGTGCTGCTCGGCTGCCATCGGCTCCACTGGCTGTCAGGTCGCCAAG CAACACGTGCAGGACGGCCGGAAGGAAAACCTCGAAGGCTTTGTGAAGACTTTCGATAAAGAACTTTCAGAAGACGCCCACCCGGGGATTTACGCCCTTGACTGTGAAATG TCCTACACCACGTATGGCCTGGAGCTGACGCGTGTCACGGTGGTGGACACGGACATGCAGGTGGTTTACGACACCTTCGTCAAGCCGGACAATGAAATTGTTGACTACAACACCAG GTTTTCAGGGGTGACTGAGGCTGACCTCGCCGACACGAGCATCTCGCTCCGGGACGTCCAGGCTGTCCTGCTGAGCATGTTCAGCGCCGACACCGTCCTCATCGGACACAGCCTGGAGAGTGACCTGCTGGCCTTGAAG GTCATCCACAGCACCGTGGTGGACACGTCCGTGCTCTTCCCGCACCGCCTGGGCCTCCCCTACAAGCGCTCCCTGCGGAACCTCATGGCTGACTACCTCAGACAGATCATCCAGGACAACG TGGACGGGCACAGCTCCAGCGAGGACGCCAGCGCCTGCATGCACCTGGTGATCTGGAAGATCCGAGAAGACGCCAAGACCAAGCGGTGA